In Blastocatellia bacterium, the genomic window TCCGGGTGCTGAAAGAGAGCATAGCTGGACGCCGCATGTTTCTTGCCTAAAGCGATTCCCTCTCGCTCCATCTGACGGCACAGGGAGCGGAACCGATCGAGCTGCACGAGATCGAAATCCGGATCCTCGGTGAAGGTCATCATCACGCCTTCGATGCGCACGGATGTGCGCCGCAGCGCCAGCTCTCGAATGAGCGAAGGAGCATCCCGATAGGGAACGCCCACGCGACCAATACCGGTGTCAACGCAGACATGGATCGGAATCGGTTTGCGCAGCTTACCCGACACCCGATCCAGAACCGACCCCATTGGAGTGTAGACCATCGGCATGATGTTTCGAGCGGCGACTTCTTCCAGCTCCTTCTCCTCGAACGGTCCCATGAGCAGCACCGGTTTGCGGATACCGGCGTCGCGAAGAGCAATGGCTTCTTGCAGTTTAACGACAGCGAATCCAGCGATGCCCTCGAGTGGTTCCAAAAGGCGCGCGGCGGTGACGATCCCCAGGCCATAGCCGTTGTTTTTAATGACGGCGAGAATGGGCCGGGAATGGATGCGTTGCTGAATTTCCCGGACGTTATGACGAAGATGGGCGGCATGAATTTCGACCCAGGGATCAAAGGAGGAATTCCTCTGGACGGCAGGTCCTCCCACGACAGACTCGAGCGTCAGAGCCGGAAGCGCCAGCCCTGCCTTCAAAAGGGTTCGCCGCGACGATTTCATCACTCCCTGCCCGGATGCTGGTCGGTCACCCTCACTGCGGCTCCATTATGACACATAGGGGCTGACCCGTAAATG contains:
- the alr gene encoding alanine racemase, which translates into the protein MKSSRRTLLKAGLALPALTLESVVGGPAVQRNSSFDPWVEIHAAHLRHNVREIQQRIHSRPILAVIKNNGYGLGIVTAARLLEPLEGIAGFAVVKLQEAIALRDAGIRKPVLLMGPFEEKELEEVAARNIMPMVYTPMGSVLDRVSGKLRKPIPIHVCVDTGIGRVGVPYRDAPSLIRELALRRTSVRIEGVMMTFTEDPDFDLVQLDRFRSLCRQMEREGIALGKKHAASSYALFQHPEAFLDMVRPGMAIYGIYPEAEFRAMKVMELRPALSLKARVIYVKQLQKGESAGYNRVYKARENVWVATLPVGHADGLPRTVVKGAHVRIGTDLYPIVAISASHTIVEIGPEPRVKIGDVAVLFDWQEGSRPEDVAASSGSSVYDLTMHLSPLLPRRIL